The DNA region CTGACCGCCCGGCTTCCGCTGGCCCGCAAGGAACTGCTGCTCGGCGTCAACCAGTCGATCATGATGGCGCTCTCGATGGCCGTGATCGCGTCGGTGATCGGCGCAGGCGGACTCGGTGACCGCGTGTACCAGGCCCTCGCCTCCGTCGATGTCGGCGCGGCGCTCGCCGCCGGTGTGCCGGTCGTACTGCTTGCCGTCGTCCTCGATCGTGTCACCGCCGCGGCGGGGGAGCGGATCGGCGCCGCGCCCTCCCGGGGAACGGGACTCGGCTGGGCCGTCACCGCTGCCGGTACGGTCGCCGTGGCACTCGTCGGCCGCTACACCGGCCGGCTGTCGTGGCCCGACGCCTGGACCGTGGACATCGCGGGTTCCGTCAACCGGGCCGTCGACTGGATGACCGCGCACCTGTACTCCGGAGTGCCCGTCGTCGGCGGTACCGCCGACTGGGCCGCCCGCTTCACCACCTGGGTCCTCGACCCGGTCCGCGACGGCCTGCAGTGGCTGCCCTGGTGGTCCGTACTGCTCCTGGTGGGGGTCATCGCCCAGCTCATCGGCACCTGGCGCACCGCGCTGACCGCCGTGCTCGCGATGGCCGCGATCGGGGTGCTCGGGGTGTGGGACCCGGCGCTGGACACCCTCTCGCAGGTGCTGGCCGCGGTCGCCGTCACACTCGTCGCCGGTGTGGCCACCGGTGTCGCCGCGGCGCGCAGTCCCCGCCTGGAACGGCTGCTGCGGCCGGTGCTCGACGTCTTCCAGACGATGCCGCAGTTCGTGTACCTCATCCCGGTGGTCGCGCTGTTCGGCGTCGGCCGGGCGCCCGCCGTCGCCGCCGCCGTGGTGTACGCCCTGCCCGCCGTCGTACGCATCACCACGCAGGGCATGCGCGCTGTGGACCCGGTCGCACTGGAGTCGTCCCGCTCGCTCGGGGCGACGGGCTGGCAGCAGCTGCGTCAGGTCCAACTGCCTCTCGCCCGCCCGGCGTTGCTGCTGGCCGTCAATCAGGGCGTGGTCCTCGTCCTCGCCGTCGTCATCATCGGCGGCCTGGTCGGCGGCGGTGCCCTCGGCTACGAGGTGGTGTTCGGGCTGGCACAGGGCGACCTGGCGACCGGCCTTGTCGCGGGCGCGGCCATCGTGTGCCTCGGTCTGATGCTGGACCGGGTCACCCAGCCCGCCGGAAAGGAGAACCGGGATGCGTAGGCGCACCGCCGCCGCCGCCGCGGCGTTCGGGCTGCTGGCCCTGACGGGCTGTGGCGCGGCGGACATGACGAAGCAGGCGTCCCCGTACGCCGACGCGCACGGCGCGAAGACCGTGACGCTGTCCGTCCAGTCGTGGGTGGGCGCGCAGGCGAACGCTGCCGTCGCCCAGTACCTGCTCGAACACGAGTTGGGGTACCGCGTCGACACCGTCCAGATCGACGAGGTCCCCGCCTGGGACGCCCTCAGCCAGGGACGCGTCGACGCGATCCTGGAGGACTGGGGCCACCCGGAGCAGGAGGAGCGGTACGTCGCGGACAAGAGGACGATCGCGCCGGGCGGGGAACTCGGCGTGACCGGCCACATCGGCTGGTTCGTGCCGAAGTACTTCGCCGACGCGAACCCGGACGTGACGGACTGGAAGAACCTGAACGAGTACGCCGACCGGCTCGGCACGGCGGAGAGCGGCGGCAAGGGCCAGCTCCTGGACGGCTCGCCGTCGTACGTCACCAACGACAAGGCGCTGGTGAAGAACCTGGACCTGGACTACCAGGTGGTCTTCTCCGGTTCCGAGGCGGCGCAGATCACGCAGATCAAGCAGTTCGCCAAGGAGAAGAAGCCGTTCCTGACCTACTGGTACAAGCCGCAGTGGCTGTTCGAGCAGGTCCCGATGACGGAGGTGAAGCTGCCCGCCTACAAGGAGGGCTGCGACGCCGACCCGAAGAAGGTGGCGTGCGCGTATCCGCACACCCCGCTGCGGAAGTTCCTCAACGCCCGGTTCGCCGACGGGGGCGGCAGGGCCGCCGAGTTCCTGAAGAACTTCCACTGGACGACACGGGCGCAGAACGAGGTGGCGCTGATGATCGCGGACCAGAAGCTGTCGCCCGAGGAGGCCGCGGAGCGCTGGGTGAGGAAGAACGAGTCCACGTGGCGGGCGTGGCTGCCGAAGTGAGCCGGTGCTGCGCCGCCACGCAGCCCGTCCGGGCGGATGCCATGCCGGACATGGGGATGGCATCCGCCCCGCGGTGGGTCAGGACCTGGTGTGCAGCGGGACCGTCAGCTGCTTGAGCCAGGTACCCGTGGTGAAGTCACGGGCCTTGATGACGACGGAGTGGGGGCCGACCTCGACCTGGAGCCCCTGGTTGAAGGCACCGCCGAGGGAGACCTCGCCGCCCTTGCCGTCGTCCATCCAGCCGACCTGGACGGCCGAGGTGTTCACGACGGTGAAGCCTTCGAGGTTTCCGGTGCCGGGAACGACCCGGCGCACCACCCAGTCGGACAGGTCGAGGTCCCAGTGGGTGTGCCCGGAGAAGAGGAACACGTCCTTGTGGCGGCCCAGGATCGACAGGAGCCGGTCGGGCTGGAGGTAGTCGTTGAGGTAGAGCTTGTTGTGGGTGCCCGACACCGTGTTGGGCAGCGGGTGGTGGGTCAGCACCATGACGGGCCTGCGACGGCGGGCCCAGTACGCGAGCCGGTCCTCCAGCCAGGCGAACTGCTCGTCGCTGATCCACACCTCGTCCCACAGCTTCGCGTCGTGGTAGTGGGAGTAGCGCTCGGTGCCCAGGCTGAGAACGGGCACGCCACCGAACGAGGTCTCCGAGTAGACCTTGTTGCGTTCCGCGAAGTTGTAGAAGCCGCGGAAGAGGGAGTCCTCGGTGGTGCCGTTGGGCCAGGTGTCCTGGGCGAGGGTGTTCGGGTCGCTGTACTTCGGCACGTAGAACTCGTGGTTGCCGATGGCCCACGCGATGTTCTTGGGGCGCGGGTGCTGCTCGAGGGTCTGGCGGACCGCCGCGTACTCGAAGTCGTAGCCGCGCGGCGTGATGTCGCCCGCTATGCCGAGGCCGGCGCTGCCGGGGTTGATGCGGTGCAGATCGTCGAGGGCCTTGCCGAAGTCGGCGAGGTCGCCCTGGATGTCACTGATGATGTTGAACCGGACCGTCCGGCCCTTGTCGGGCCGGTGCGGAGCGGCCTCGGCCGCCGGTGCCGCCAGCCCCGCGCCGGCGGCGAGTGCACCGCCCACCAGCGACGCGCTGCCTGTGGTGGCCATGAACGATCTGCGATCCATCGGTACTTCCTTCGTCTGAGCGCCCCCGTGCGTGTGAGACGCGGGCAGTGTCGCTGCTCAGGATGGCCCGTCGGGGTACCACGGATGGCCTTGGCTTGAACTGTTCGGTCGGCGGTGGCGAGTTCCTGACGGTCTTCGATCAACAAGCCTCGGCGGCAGCCGGGTTCTTCGCCCGACTGCGGGTCAGTCGCCAGACCTGGTCCTCGCCGGTGTCGGCCGGGGCGAGGCGCTCGGCGGGGCGGCGGAGGTGATCGGTGAAGCCGAGCCGGCCGGGACGGCGCGGCTGGCAGTGTTGGCCGGGTCGTGGACGACCTCGACATAGTCGACTCCGGGGAGGCGGAAGGCCAGTTCGACCAGGGCGCGGGCGGCCCGGGTCGCCACGCCGCGGCCGGTGGCGGACCGTACCCGGTCCGACAGCCGGGCGTCCGACGAACGACGGGCGGTGATCAACCGGGTGGCGTCCTTCCAAGTGCCGAGTCCGGGTGTGTGGGAACCTCTAGAGTGCGAGGCCTGGACAGCGGCAAGTCTTCGGACGGAAGCCGGGTTTGTGTGGAGTACCTGGCTCGGCGGTGTCGGGCAGGGGATGGGAGCGGATCCTGAATGAGGGTTGAACTGCCTCCGGGGCCGATGCACTTCGTCAACCGCGATGAGGAAAAGGCGCGGGCCTTCCGCGCGGTGGAGGAGTGGCAGGGCCGCTCCCGGCCGCTGGTCCTGTCGCTGTCCGGACCGGGCGGTCTCGGCAAGACCGAGCTGGCCTTCCTGATCGCACGGAAGCTGAGGGACAGCTTTCCCGACGTGTTGTCGGTCGACCTCGACGACTTCCGGGCGGGCGGCGAGCTGGACCCCGGTGAGGTGCTCGCGCAGCTGCTGGATTCCCTCGGGGTGGAGCCGGACTCACTGGCGCGCCAGTTCAAGGCGCGCTGCAGGCAGTACTGGAACCTGACCTCCGACCGTCGGCTGGTGGTCGTCGTGGACAACGCGCGGTACGCCTCGGAGATCGTCCCGTTGCTTCCGGCGTCGGGCAACAGTGTGGTGATCGTGGCGAGCCACGGTCCGCTGCACGACCTGGAGGACGGTGCCGCCGTCGACCTGGTGCTGCCGCCGCTGGAGGACCCGGTGGCGATGGAACTGCTGGAGCTGATCGTCCGGGACCGTCGGCTGACCACCGATCCGGAGGCCGCGCGGACGGTCGTGCGGATGTGCGACGGCCTGCCGGCCGCACTGCACGTCGCGGGCCGCTGGGTTCGCTCCCACCCTCTGCGGCCGCTGTCACGTCTGATTGCGGAGCTGCGGGCCGAGCTGGACGAAAAGGGGGTTTCCTCAGGGGTGGAGGGCATCTGGGACACGGCCTATCGCAGCCTGTCCTCCTCGGCCGCCCTGCTCTACCGGTTGCTGCCCCACCATCCCGGCTCGACGTTCACTCACGAGTCCGCCACCGCGTTGCTGGGGCTGGGACCGGAGACCTGCCAGGACGCGCTGGAGGAGCTGGCCACAGCGGGGTTACTGGAACTGCGCGTGGTGCAGCCGACGGAGGACGGTCGGATGAGGCTGCCGGGTCCGCTGCACGCCCATGCCCGGCGCCGGGCCCGCGATCACGAGGCGCAGGGGGAGCCGGCCGAGGCGCAGGAGCGGCTGCTGCGCTGGTTCGTCCGACAGGCCCAACTGGCCGACAGGTTCGCCGCAGGCCGGCGGTTGCTCGTCGCAGATCTCTTCGCCCCCGTTCCCGGCGCCCCCGACGTGCCCCTTGAGGATCCGGCGGAGACCGAGGACCGCTCGGTCCGCACGGCACGGGCCGAGAAGGCGGCGCGCTGGCTGCACGCGGAACGGCGTGCGTTGTTCGCGTGCGTACGGCTGGCTCACGGGCGAGGACTGGACACCGAGGCAGTGGCCCTGTGCGAGCCCGTCTGGACGTATGCGATGGACCATCCTCACGAGTCCGATGTGACGGAGCTGTTCCGGCTCGGTGTGGCCTCCGCGCTCAGGTCCGGAAACGCCGCGTGGCTGGTGCGCATGCGATGCCAACTCGCCCGTCGTCTCTGGGAGTCGGGAAAGCTGGTCGATGCCGAACGCGAACTCGACGGTGCTTTCGCCGCCCTCGGTCTGCTGGGAGAAACCGATCCGGACCGCAAGCTCCGTGCCTCGGCGATCGAGTTCCGCGGCATGCTCAGCTCCGTGAGCGGGGACTGGAACGCGGCGGCGGCCGACTTCGCCCGGTCCCGCGAGGTGCACCTGGCGATCCGCAATCACTACGGGGCCATGCTCCAGACCTACCGGATGGGCCAGGCCGGCGCGGAGCTCGGAGATCTGGAGGCGGCGGCCCGCCTGCTGTCCGAAGCGCATATCGAGGCCACGGCGCAGGACCGCGCGAGGCTGAGCGCGCGTACCGGATTCGCGCTCGGCGGCGTCCTGCAACGGCTCGGCCGTACCGACGAGGCCCGTCGGCTGTACGAGCGGTCACTGGACGGAGCACGCCAACGGGGCTCCGGCTTCGACCAGGCTCGCGTCCTCGATGCGCTGGCCGAGCTGGCGGGCGCGGAAGGGGCGAGCGCGGAGGCCGACGAGCACCGCGCAGCCGCGGACGCGATCCGATGCCGGAACGGCTTGCTCCAGAGGCCTTAGACCGCTTGCCCGGCCTCCTCGTCCGTGGCCGGGCCGAGACGAACGCGGAAGGCGCGGTCGCCGATGACACAGTTCAGGCGGAACTGGTCGTCGGGCATGCCCTGTTGGGCGGACGACCAGACGTGGACGGCGGACAGTGCGGCGGCCGGGTCGATGCGTATGATCCGGCCGCCCTCGGAACGGGGTTCGACGCGCATGGCGTAAGTGCGTTCGTCGCCGCGGACCTTGAGCACGCACAGCCCGGAGGGTGCAATGGCCGCCGCCGAACGGCAGCCCGAGTACTCGGACAGAGCATGTTGTGTCCACCCGGCTGCCGTCCACGTCGCGTCTCCCGCGGCGGGGGACGGCGGGAGCAGACGGCAGTACAACAGACCGGCGGTGCGGGCGAGTTGTTCGCCCGCAGCGCCGTGTTCCACGGCCAGGTGATGTCCGGGCGGACCGATCCCGGCGGGGCGCCGGTCGATCCGTACGCCGTCCTCGGAGATCGTGGCGTGCACGTCGAACGCCGCAGGCGTACGCGTGGCGGCTGCGGGGGAGGGCAGCAGTCGCGGTCGGGTGTGGTGGGTCGGCGGGGTGAGGCCGAGGAGGGCGTACACCTCGGTCCGCAATGCGCTCAACGCCTCGCCCTGACCTGCGAACGCCGCCCGGGCAGCGGCGTGTCCAGTACCGGGTCGGTACGCCTTCAGTGCCTCCTGCACTGCCTCGGCCGGACCCAACTCCGGTATCCGGCGCAGGAGTACGTCCATCGGGCTGCCGGGGATCAGCTCGGCGCCGGCTCGGTGGACATTCAGGACCGGGCGGTCGCGAGCCGCGGAGTAGTACAGGGCGGTCGACCCGTGGTCGGTGATGAGCGCGTCGGCGGCGATCAGGACCGATGCCCACTCCTCGTACGGGCCGGCGAGCACCATTCCCGCGTCGAGGGCCGGAGACAGGCGTTCGGTCAACTCGTACCTGCCGAGCCGGCTGCGTTCGTTGGGGTGCACGATCAGCGCCAACTGGTATTCGTCGTGAGGCAGATGGGCCGCCAGCTCCGCAGGCAGTTCCGGCCGCTGCCGCAACAGGGATTCAGGTCCCCACGTCGAAGCGAGGACGATCAGCGTGCGGGATTTGGTGCCCAATGCCGTCCGGTATCGGTCGCGGAGGGGTAGTGAGGTGAGGATGCGCTCCAGGGTGGGATCGCCGACGACCTTGGCTCTCTCGGCGGCTCGCGGGCTTGCGGCAGCCAGTCGGGCAACCTGATCGGGGTGGGCGAGTGCGTGCAGGGCGGGGGGCGCGTCGTCGTCGGAGGAGAGCAGGTATTCCGGATCCAGCCCGGAGGCCGAGTCGGCGGAACCCTCACCCGGAATCGACTTGTTGAACCCCGCTCCGTGCGGGAACAGTACGCGCCGTCCGCGAAGCAGGCCCAGCTCGCCCTTCGGGCTCGCCGTGAGGACCAGGTCGTACGTGCACCGGCACGCTTCGTCCCAAGGAAGTGTCCGGCCACCGACGTCGTCGATCACGGAGAGCGCGTCGACTCCGAAGTCGGATCCCGGCACCAGGGTGAAGAGGCGGGTGATGCGGTCATCGCCGGCGAAGACCGGGAGAGCGTCCAGGAGGCGGTACAGGGCTACGGCAGACCGCGCGGCGAGAAGGACCGCCCGTCGCCCGTCGCCCGTCGCCCGTCGCCCGTCGCCCGTCGCCCGTCGCCCGTCGCCCGTCGCCCGTCGCCCGTCGCCCGTCGCCCGTAAGTGTCCATTCTAGAGGCGGGCGGTTGGTCGAATCCGACTTTTCCGCAGATCGGGGGTGCTCATTCGCGCCGTCGAACGACATGATCCGATCGTACCGCGCGCCCGTTGCAGTCGCTGAGAGTGATCCACAACGCACATTCGTCAAGTGTGGTGCGCGGACCGGCGGCCGATCGGGAGGATGGCGGCATGAGTGAGTTGGGAATCGCGCTGATCGCTGCGGGAGCAGCCATCGCCGGGAGCGCCGCAACCGGTTGGTACACCCGCAGCGCCGGGTTCCGGCAGGCCGAAGCGGCACGCCAGGCCGGTGACCGCCAGGCCGACGCGCTGCTCGAAACGGTGCGGATGACTCTCCGGGAGCAGGCTGCCGTTCGCGTGCTC from Streptomyces sp. NBC_01591 includes:
- a CDS encoding ABC transporter permease subunit gives rise to the protein MSTTATTAAEAGAPPARVPLGDTLARYRTVLIAAAALVALLLGAMLLGGGTWPARFAVDLSGPLGDASDWIIDNRDSHPLFLYFFGHISNAVVLSVRAVYLVLLAAGWAGVTAAAGLVAWRLAGIRPALTAVAAFAVCGLLGMWVPTMQTLALMAVAVAASVLLGALLGLAAGLSDRVHRALRPVLDTMQVLPAFAYLLPVVLVFGIGVPAAVLATVVYAAPPMARLTALGLRGVDAGVMEAAASLGATGRQRLLTARLPLARKELLLGVNQSIMMALSMAVIASVIGAGGLGDRVYQALASVDVGAALAAGVPVVLLAVVLDRVTAAAGERIGAAPSRGTGLGWAVTAAGTVAVALVGRYTGRLSWPDAWTVDIAGSVNRAVDWMTAHLYSGVPVVGGTADWAARFTTWVLDPVRDGLQWLPWWSVLLLVGVIAQLIGTWRTALTAVLAMAAIGVLGVWDPALDTLSQVLAAVAVTLVAGVATGVAAARSPRLERLLRPVLDVFQTMPQFVYLIPVVALFGVGRAPAVAAAVVYALPAVVRITTQGMRAVDPVALESSRSLGATGWQQLRQVQLPLARPALLLAVNQGVVLVLAVVIIGGLVGGGALGYEVVFGLAQGDLATGLVAGAAIVCLGLMLDRVTQPAGKENRDA
- a CDS encoding ABC transporter substrate-binding protein; protein product: MRRRTAAAAAAFGLLALTGCGAADMTKQASPYADAHGAKTVTLSVQSWVGAQANAAVAQYLLEHELGYRVDTVQIDEVPAWDALSQGRVDAILEDWGHPEQEERYVADKRTIAPGGELGVTGHIGWFVPKYFADANPDVTDWKNLNEYADRLGTAESGGKGQLLDGSPSYVTNDKALVKNLDLDYQVVFSGSEAAQITQIKQFAKEKKPFLTYWYKPQWLFEQVPMTEVKLPAYKEGCDADPKKVACAYPHTPLRKFLNARFADGGGRAAEFLKNFHWTTRAQNEVALMIADQKLSPEEAAERWVRKNESTWRAWLPK
- a CDS encoding metallophosphoesterase family protein; protein product: MDRRSFMATTGSASLVGGALAAGAGLAAPAAEAAPHRPDKGRTVRFNIISDIQGDLADFGKALDDLHRINPGSAGLGIAGDITPRGYDFEYAAVRQTLEQHPRPKNIAWAIGNHEFYVPKYSDPNTLAQDTWPNGTTEDSLFRGFYNFAERNKVYSETSFGGVPVLSLGTERYSHYHDAKLWDEVWISDEQFAWLEDRLAYWARRRRPVMVLTHHPLPNTVSGTHNKLYLNDYLQPDRLLSILGRHKDVFLFSGHTHWDLDLSDWVVRRVVPGTGNLEGFTVVNTSAVQVGWMDDGKGGEVSLGGAFNQGLQVEVGPHSVVIKARDFTTGTWLKQLTVPLHTRS
- a CDS encoding GNAT family N-acetyltransferase, coding for MITARRSSDARLSDRVRSATGRGVATRAARALVELAFRLPGVDYVEVVHDPANTASRAVPAGSASPITSAAPPSASPRPTPARTRSGD
- a CDS encoding NB-ARC domain-containing protein; translation: MRVELPPGPMHFVNRDEEKARAFRAVEEWQGRSRPLVLSLSGPGGLGKTELAFLIARKLRDSFPDVLSVDLDDFRAGGELDPGEVLAQLLDSLGVEPDSLARQFKARCRQYWNLTSDRRLVVVVDNARYASEIVPLLPASGNSVVIVASHGPLHDLEDGAAVDLVLPPLEDPVAMELLELIVRDRRLTTDPEAARTVVRMCDGLPAALHVAGRWVRSHPLRPLSRLIAELRAELDEKGVSSGVEGIWDTAYRSLSSSAALLYRLLPHHPGSTFTHESATALLGLGPETCQDALEELATAGLLELRVVQPTEDGRMRLPGPLHAHARRRARDHEAQGEPAEAQERLLRWFVRQAQLADRFAAGRRLLVADLFAPVPGAPDVPLEDPAETEDRSVRTARAEKAARWLHAERRALFACVRLAHGRGLDTEAVALCEPVWTYAMDHPHESDVTELFRLGVASALRSGNAAWLVRMRCQLARRLWESGKLVDAERELDGAFAALGLLGETDPDRKLRASAIEFRGMLSSVSGDWNAAAADFARSREVHLAIRNHYGAMLQTYRMGQAGAELGDLEAAARLLSEAHIEATAQDRARLSARTGFALGGVLQRLGRTDEARRLYERSLDGARQRGSGFDQARVLDALAELAGAEGASAEADEHRAAADAIRCRNGLLQRP
- a CDS encoding translation initiation factor 2, producing the protein MDALPVFAGDDRITRLFTLVPGSDFGVDALSVIDDVGGRTLPWDEACRCTYDLVLTASPKGELGLLRGRRVLFPHGAGFNKSIPGEGSADSASGLDPEYLLSSDDDAPPALHALAHPDQVARLAAASPRAAERAKVVGDPTLERILTSLPLRDRYRTALGTKSRTLIVLASTWGPESLLRQRPELPAELAAHLPHDEYQLALIVHPNERSRLGRYELTERLSPALDAGMVLAGPYEEWASVLIAADALITDHGSTALYYSAARDRPVLNVHRAGAELIPGSPMDVLLRRIPELGPAEAVQEALKAYRPGTGHAAARAAFAGQGEALSALRTEVYALLGLTPPTHHTRPRLLPSPAAATRTPAAFDVHATISEDGVRIDRRPAGIGPPGHHLAVEHGAAGEQLARTAGLLYCRLLPPSPAAGDATWTAAGWTQHALSEYSGCRSAAAIAPSGLCVLKVRGDERTYAMRVEPRSEGGRIIRIDPAAALSAVHVWSSAQQGMPDDQFRLNCVIGDRAFRVRLGPATDEEAGQAV